A DNA window from Drosophila virilis strain 15010-1051.87 chromosome 4, Dvir_AGI_RSII-ME, whole genome shotgun sequence contains the following coding sequences:
- the LOC6627939 gene encoding homocysteine S-methyltransferase, translating into MGSTRLLVKDGGFGTQMTVHVGNSVDGDPLWSARFNATNPTAVINTHLDFLQNGADMILTNTYQTSVEGYMEYLELDEQESIELIKNTVRLAHIAKEKYLTECYEAQLAVPEGFPLIIASIGPFGAHLHDGSEYTGSYADYVEPKTITDWHRVRIEACLEAGVDALAIETIPCQMEAEALVEMLCDDYPEVKFWVAFQCKDESTLAHGEDFAEAANAIWDILRERKALDKCLALGVNCVHPKFVTPLFKSLNGERTADEQIPLVVYPNSGEVYDVTTGWQGREHCVPLENYVPEWTQLGAKIIGGCCRTYARDIRRISEAVHAVNKLKKAA; encoded by the exons ATGGGTTCGACGCGTTTGCTGGTGAAAGATGGCGGCTTTGGCACACAGATGACCGTGCATGTGGGCAATTCTGTGGACGGGGATCCGCTGTGGAGTGCTCGGTTCAATGCCACAAATCCGACAGCTGTCATAAATACACACTTGGACTTTTTGCAGA ATGGCGCTGATATGATATTGACCAACACCTATCAGACGAGCGTCGAGGGCTACATGGAGTACCTGGAGCTGGACGAGCAGGAGAGCATCGAGTTGATCAAGAATACGGTGCGATTGGCGCACATTGCCAAAGAGAAGTATCTGACGGAATGCTACGAGGCACAGCTGGCGGTGCCCGAAG GTTTCCCGCTGATTATTGCCTCGATTGGACCGTTTGGCGCACATCTGCACGATGGCTCCGAGTATACCGGCAGCTATGCGGATTATGTGGAGCCGAAGACCATAACGGATTGGCATCGCGTTCGCATCGAGGCGTGCCTGGAAGCGGGCGTCGATGCGTTGGCCATAGAAACGATACCCTGTCAAATGGAGGCCGAGGCGCTGGTTGAAATGCTTTGCGACGATTATCCCGAGGTCAAATTCTGGGTGGCCTTCCAGTGCAAGGACGAGAGCACGCTGGCGCATGGCGAAGATTTTGCCGAGGCAGCCAACGCCATTTGGGATATACTGCGCGAGCGCAAAGCTCTGGACAAGTGTCTGGCATTGGGCGTGAATTGTGTGCATCCCAAGTTTGTGACGCCATTGTTCAAGAGCTTGAATGGCGAGCGCACTGCCGACGAGCAGATACCCTTGGTGGTCTATCCGAATAGCGGCGAGGTCTACGATGTGACAACCGGCTGGCAGGGACGTGAGCATTGTGTGCCGCTCGAGAACTATGTGCCGGAGTGGACACAGTTGGGTGCCAAAATCATTGGCGGCTGTTGCAGAACCTATGCTCGGGACATTCGACGCATTAGCGAGGCGGTGCACGCCGTCAACAAACTCAAGAAAGCTGCCTGA